One Lacunisphaera limnophila DNA window includes the following coding sequences:
- a CDS encoding DUF456 family protein, with translation MEIAIWTFVFLLMLVGLVGCVLPLLPGTTLILAAVLLQKGLLPDTLTGLAVGGIAAFWLASVLADLGCTLVGTKMLGGGKWGMAGATGGALAGMFFSLPGLLLGTLLGAFVGEKWGARKTDEAALRAGAGAALGFLVSGVAKLACAGAMIAIYALSALGAADRVAAGGG, from the coding sequence ATGGAAATCGCCATCTGGACCTTTGTCTTCCTGCTGATGTTGGTGGGCCTGGTGGGCTGCGTGCTGCCCCTGCTGCCCGGGACGACGCTGATCCTCGCCGCCGTGTTGCTGCAGAAGGGCTTGTTGCCGGACACGCTGACGGGGCTGGCCGTGGGCGGGATCGCGGCGTTTTGGCTGGCCTCGGTGCTGGCCGACCTGGGGTGCACGCTCGTGGGCACGAAAATGCTGGGGGGCGGGAAGTGGGGCATGGCCGGGGCCACGGGCGGGGCGCTGGCCGGGATGTTTTTTTCGCTGCCGGGGCTGTTGCTGGGCACCCTGCTGGGTGCGTTCGTCGGCGAGAAATGGGGTGCGCGCAAGACCGACGAGGCGGCGTTGCGCGCCGGGGCGGGCGCCGCGCTGGGCTTCCTCGTCTCGGGGGTGGCCAAGCTGGCCTGTGCCGGGGCGATGATCGCGATCTATGCGCTGTCGGCGCTGGGAGCAGCGGACCGCGTGGCGGCGGGCGGGGGTTGA
- a CDS encoding GspE/PulE family protein — protein sequence MPPNPSNREFLQLVRDHPGFTALTELESTGSNHGAGTLAHLQAIIDHKLLSKDEACRLWANSIGIAYVDVLASAITDEAVAKIPCAVAQKVTALGLYLIDGVLTVALATPADKELVRRLEQITQVTISPVFCLPCEIEDAVAIHYSTEKSLTDSLAGLEQDSFFSRPDGTGDRFEAVAESESLIRVLDELVYFALRERATDIHIEPQEFQSRIRFRVDGMMREVLTFSRKLHRAIVARLKILCSLNISETRFPQDGRFSLTIGTNQANFRFSALPTVHGEKVVVRILAGTGKKSMMTLDKMLISQPVLAPLRRLVQNPSGIIFVTGPTGSGKTTTLYSALHEINQPGINISTIEDPVEIQLAGVTQSQVNSHIDLKFSTVLRSLLRQDPDVILIGEIRDLETAKIATEAALTGHLVFATLHTNTAAQAIVRLMEIGVEPSMVAPSVIGVLAQRLAARICERCKEAYYPPREVLTKYFLDEGLAEVPFYRGRGCPHCRGTGYKGRIAFHELILITEEIRQLITEGKSAQEITRAASRVGYKPLRYDGLRKVLLGLTTIDEIEQNSSFEWAS from the coding sequence GTGCCGCCAAATCCGTCAAACCGTGAGTTCCTGCAGCTGGTCCGGGACCACCCGGGCTTCACCGCGCTGACCGAGCTCGAATCCACCGGTTCCAATCACGGCGCCGGCACCCTCGCCCACCTGCAGGCCATTATCGACCACAAGCTCCTGTCCAAGGACGAGGCCTGCCGACTCTGGGCCAACTCCATCGGCATCGCCTACGTCGATGTCCTCGCCTCGGCCATCACCGACGAGGCCGTCGCCAAGATCCCGTGCGCGGTCGCCCAGAAGGTCACGGCCCTCGGCCTCTACCTCATCGACGGCGTCCTCACCGTGGCGCTCGCCACCCCCGCGGACAAGGAACTCGTCCGCCGCCTCGAGCAGATCACCCAGGTCACCATCAGCCCGGTCTTCTGCCTGCCCTGCGAGATCGAGGATGCCGTCGCCATCCACTATTCCACCGAGAAATCCCTCACCGACAGCCTCGCCGGCCTCGAGCAGGACAGCTTTTTCAGCCGCCCGGACGGCACCGGCGACCGCTTCGAAGCCGTGGCGGAATCCGAGTCGCTCATCCGCGTCCTCGACGAACTGGTCTACTTCGCCCTGCGCGAGCGCGCCACCGACATCCACATTGAGCCGCAGGAATTCCAGTCGCGCATCCGCTTCCGCGTGGACGGCATGATGCGCGAGGTCCTGACCTTCTCCCGCAAGCTCCACCGCGCCATCGTCGCCCGGCTCAAGATCCTCTGCAGCCTCAACATCTCCGAGACCCGTTTCCCGCAGGACGGCCGTTTTTCCCTCACCATCGGCACCAACCAGGCCAACTTCCGTTTCTCCGCCCTGCCCACCGTCCACGGCGAGAAGGTTGTGGTCCGCATCCTCGCCGGCACCGGCAAGAAGTCGATGATGACACTCGACAAGATGCTGATCTCGCAGCCGGTCCTGGCCCCGCTGCGCCGCCTGGTGCAGAACCCCAGCGGCATCATCTTCGTCACCGGACCGACCGGCAGCGGCAAGACCACTACCCTCTACTCCGCGCTCCACGAGATCAACCAGCCCGGCATCAACATCTCCACCATCGAGGACCCGGTGGAGATCCAGCTCGCCGGGGTCACGCAAAGCCAGGTCAACTCGCACATCGACCTCAAGTTCTCCACCGTCCTGCGCTCGCTGCTCCGCCAGGATCCCGACGTTATTCTCATCGGCGAGATCCGCGACCTGGAGACCGCCAAGATCGCGACCGAGGCCGCCCTCACCGGCCACCTCGTCTTCGCCACCCTCCACACCAACACCGCCGCCCAGGCCATCGTCCGCCTCATGGAGATCGGCGTGGAACCCAGCATGGTCGCCCCCTCCGTCATCGGCGTCCTCGCCCAGCGCCTCGCCGCCCGCATCTGCGAGCGCTGCAAGGAGGCCTACTACCCGCCCCGGGAGGTGCTCACCAAATACTTCCTCGATGAGGGCCTCGCCGAGGTGCCGTTTTACCGCGGACGCGGCTGTCCCCACTGCCGGGGCACCGGCTACAAGGGCCGCATTGCCTTCCACGAGCTCATCCTCATCACCGAGGAGATCCGCCAGCTCATCACCGAGGGCAAGAGCGCCCAGGAGATCACCCGCGCCGCCTCCCGCGTCGGCTACAAGCCCCTCCGCTACGACGGCCTCCGCAAGGTCCTCCTCGGCCTCACCACCATCGATGAAATTGAGCAGAATTCCTCGTTTGAATGGGCGTCCTGA
- a CDS encoding uracil-DNA glycosylase yields MNTREQLLALNDELRRLKAEGRRTVSISQESLDDLRAVLADEPVEVGRAEFSGGGAGAFREAIAAGAVVLDAEPAAARSAPLAEARPAPARPATVAKPALPPRADVVLPDGDKAAKWQALREIVLNDPVCLARVHPGKRIVFGVGALEAAIMFVGEAPGADEEDQGEPFVGRAGQLLNRMIKAMGVERSQVYIGNILNWRPEMGPRDADGAQTGNRPPTAEEMNYCLPFIRAQIAIIQPKVIVALGKTAVDGLLGADRFKSMGAARGTWHAYADTPLRATYHPSYLLRQEGLVSAAAKKIKRDAWEDLLAVMERAGLPISEKQRNYFL; encoded by the coding sequence TTGAACACCCGCGAACAACTGCTGGCGCTGAATGACGAGCTTCGCCGCCTGAAGGCGGAGGGACGGCGCACGGTGTCGATTTCGCAGGAGAGCCTCGACGACCTGCGGGCTGTGCTTGCGGATGAGCCGGTGGAGGTGGGGCGGGCGGAATTTTCCGGAGGCGGTGCCGGGGCGTTCCGCGAGGCGATCGCGGCCGGAGCCGTGGTGCTGGATGCCGAACCGGCCGCAGCGAGATCGGCGCCACTCGCCGAGGCCCGCCCGGCCCCCGCCCGGCCGGCGACCGTGGCCAAGCCCGCGTTGCCGCCCCGCGCCGACGTGGTGCTGCCGGACGGGGACAAGGCGGCGAAGTGGCAGGCCTTGCGCGAGATCGTGCTCAACGACCCCGTCTGCCTGGCACGGGTGCATCCCGGCAAGCGGATCGTGTTTGGCGTGGGTGCGCTCGAGGCGGCGATCATGTTCGTCGGCGAGGCCCCGGGGGCCGACGAGGAGGACCAGGGCGAGCCGTTCGTCGGCCGGGCCGGCCAGCTGCTCAACCGCATGATCAAGGCGATGGGCGTGGAACGCAGCCAGGTCTACATCGGGAACATCCTGAACTGGCGCCCCGAGATGGGCCCGCGGGACGCCGACGGGGCCCAGACCGGCAACCGTCCGCCCACGGCGGAGGAGATGAATTACTGCCTGCCCTTCATCCGTGCGCAGATCGCCATCATCCAGCCGAAGGTGATCGTAGCCCTCGGCAAGACCGCGGTGGACGGCCTGCTCGGCGCCGACCGCTTCAAGTCGATGGGGGCGGCCCGCGGCACGTGGCACGCCTACGCGGACACGCCGTTGCGCGCGACCTATCACCCGTCCTATTTGTTGCGGCAGGAGGGCCTGGTCTCGGCCGCCGCGAAGAAGATCAAGCGCGACGCCTGGGAGGACCTGCTGGCCGTGATGGAGCGGGCCGGGCTGCCGATCTCCGAGAAGCAGCGGAATTATTTCCTGTGA
- a CDS encoding riboflavin synthase, which yields MFTGLVEETAQVVSFAPAQNAWGLQLAARVVPAGVAVGDSVAVNGCCLTVTRCGDGQLGFEMLEETRRLTNFSELKPGSAVNLERSLRADARLGGHFVSGHIDGLGRVEVFEARGKDHYLRVAAPAGAGRYLIHKGSIALDGISLTVAEVAGDTFAVWLIPHTLAATNLREKRAGSGVNLEFDLLGKYVEKLLATRTAASS from the coding sequence ATGTTTACCGGTTTGGTCGAGGAAACAGCCCAGGTGGTGAGCTTTGCCCCCGCGCAGAACGCGTGGGGGTTGCAGCTGGCGGCGCGGGTCGTGCCGGCCGGCGTGGCCGTGGGGGACAGCGTGGCGGTGAACGGCTGCTGCCTGACGGTCACCCGCTGCGGGGATGGGCAGCTGGGGTTTGAAATGCTGGAGGAGACCCGCCGGCTGACGAATTTTTCCGAACTCAAGCCCGGATCCGCCGTGAACCTGGAGCGCAGCCTCCGGGCCGACGCGCGGCTCGGCGGGCATTTCGTGTCCGGCCACATCGATGGGCTGGGCCGGGTCGAGGTCTTTGAGGCCCGCGGCAAGGACCACTACCTGCGGGTGGCCGCCCCGGCGGGTGCCGGCCGGTATCTCATCCACAAGGGATCGATCGCCTTGGATGGCATTTCCCTGACGGTCGCCGAGGTGGCGGGCGACACGTTTGCCGTCTGGCTTATCCCGCACACGCTGGCTGCGACCAACCTCCGCGAGAAACGGGCCGGCTCGGGGGTGAACCTCGAGTTCGACCTGCTCGGCAAATACGTGGAGAAGCTGCTGGCCACGCGGACCGCCGCCTCGTCTTGA
- a CDS encoding Hpt domain-containing protein → MNPAVDPQAIAALRELNPEDPAFLRELIDVFLEDVPQRIAEIERALATSDAPLLTRAAHTIKGSGSNFGTAGLGHVSFEMEKQGKAGAFADAAATLPALKTEFALVAEALKQYR, encoded by the coding sequence ATGAATCCCGCCGTCGACCCCCAGGCCATCGCCGCCCTCCGCGAGCTCAACCCTGAGGACCCCGCCTTCCTCCGCGAGCTGATCGATGTCTTCCTCGAGGATGTGCCGCAGCGCATCGCCGAGATCGAGCGCGCCCTCGCCACCTCCGACGCCCCCCTGCTCACCCGCGCCGCCCACACCATCAAGGGCAGCGGCAGCAATTTTGGCACCGCCGGTCTCGGCCATGTCTCGTTTGAAATGGAGAAGCAGGGCAAGGCCGGCGCCTTCGCCGACGCCGCCGCCACCCTGCCCGCCCTCAAGACCGAGTTCGCCCTCGTCGCCGAGGCCCTGAAACAATACCGCTGA
- a CDS encoding response regulator transcription factor has product MSSPRTILLTDDEPHIRKFIGLVLRQFDQPRILEAADGAIAVQLYAQEKPDLVLLDVNMPNLDGLQALAQIKQHDPDALVVMLTSLANRHTVEECLRLGAADYIRKDTPRDELTARFQEIISDCFGEQPVPPV; this is encoded by the coding sequence ATGAGCTCGCCGCGCACCATCCTCCTGACCGACGACGAACCGCACATCCGGAAGTTCATCGGCCTCGTCCTGCGTCAGTTCGACCAGCCCCGCATCCTCGAGGCCGCGGATGGCGCCATCGCCGTCCAGCTCTACGCGCAGGAAAAACCTGACCTCGTTCTCCTCGACGTGAACATGCCCAACCTCGACGGGCTCCAGGCCCTCGCGCAGATCAAGCAGCACGATCCCGACGCCCTCGTCGTCATGCTGACCTCTCTCGCCAACCGCCACACCGTCGAGGAGTGCCTCCGCCTCGGCGCTGCGGACTACATCCGCAAGGACACCCCCCGCGATGAGCTGACCGCCCGTTTCCAGGAAATCATCAGCGATTGCTTCGGCGAACAACCGGTACCCCCCGTATGA
- a CDS encoding hybrid sensor histidine kinase/response regulator, with protein MTPTLETSKPSQVGRRILIVDDDRLNVRILTSILRPEGYELLSAHSGEEALTSYDAFKPDLVLLDVVMPGINGFETCRTLKARHGDLVAPVIFITAKSESDDIVEGLAAGGVDYLPKPFKGREVLARLRTHLQNRQLVAQLSAANAAKNKLLGMVAHDLRNPLASIRGLADFLSDGTVGPLSADQLDLVQTIQETSQGMLAMVNELLDLSVIESGELRIHPEPRSIAELLKKSVYLNNIHAAKKGSRIELAPPDPQVELSLDGDKVRQVIDNLLSNAIKFSPPRSVISVSAGYGETGYAILVRDQGPGIPENERHKLFQDFGRTSVRPTGGEKSTGLGLAICQRIMLAHGGSIGADRHPAGGSVFTIAFPTAA; from the coding sequence ATGACGCCTACCCTAGAGACGTCCAAGCCCAGCCAGGTTGGTCGCCGGATCCTGATCGTCGATGACGATCGGTTGAATGTTCGCATCCTGACCAGCATCCTGCGCCCCGAAGGCTATGAATTGCTCTCCGCCCACTCCGGCGAGGAGGCGCTGACGTCTTACGACGCGTTCAAGCCCGACCTGGTCCTGCTTGATGTGGTGATGCCCGGCATCAACGGCTTCGAAACCTGCCGCACCCTCAAGGCCCGCCACGGCGACCTGGTCGCCCCTGTCATTTTCATCACCGCGAAGTCCGAGTCGGACGACATCGTCGAGGGGCTCGCCGCCGGCGGCGTCGACTACCTGCCGAAGCCCTTCAAAGGCCGCGAGGTCCTCGCGCGCCTCCGCACCCACCTGCAAAACCGCCAGCTCGTCGCGCAGCTCAGCGCGGCCAACGCCGCCAAGAACAAGCTCCTCGGCATGGTCGCCCACGACCTGCGCAACCCCCTCGCCTCCATCCGCGGCCTGGCTGACTTCCTCAGCGACGGCACCGTCGGTCCCCTCTCCGCCGACCAGCTCGACCTGGTCCAGACCATCCAGGAAACGAGCCAGGGCATGCTCGCCATGGTCAACGAGCTGCTCGACCTGTCCGTCATCGAGTCGGGTGAGCTCCGCATCCACCCCGAGCCGCGCAGTATCGCCGAGCTCCTGAAAAAATCCGTCTACCTCAACAATATCCACGCCGCCAAGAAGGGCTCGCGCATCGAGCTTGCGCCCCCCGACCCGCAGGTGGAACTCAGCCTCGACGGCGACAAGGTCCGTCAGGTCATCGACAACCTCCTGAGCAACGCCATCAAGTTCTCTCCGCCCCGCTCCGTGATCTCCGTGAGCGCCGGCTACGGCGAGACCGGCTACGCCATCCTGGTCCGCGACCAGGGCCCGGGCATCCCCGAGAACGAGCGCCACAAGCTCTTCCAGGACTTTGGCCGCACCTCCGTCCGCCCCACTGGCGGCGAGAAAAGCACCGGCCTCGGCCTCGCCATCTGCCAGCGCATCATGCTGGCCCACGGCGGCAGCATCGGCGCCGACCGCCACCCCGCCGGCGGCAGCGTGTTCACCATCGCCTTCCCCACCGCCGCATGA
- the mdoH gene encoding glucans biosynthesis glucosyltransferase MdoH — translation MPTAFTVEQVDKARVSRRRATFFSLIFLLTTLAAWFMADLLWQGPFKIENLADLPLLVLFTILFAHIASGFCTALLGLYVINRGDTARISRTLRDEPLAQLPLGSTAIVMPVFNEDPSRIFEGLRVIYRSLEQTGRLNEFDFFILSDSNDPNRWIQEEVAWAELCKQLNGFGRIFYRKRRMALNKKSGNVSDFLRRWGGNYRYMVVLDADSIMTGGSIVKLVAMMERNPTVGILQTAPRIVNGVTPYARLQQFASRLYGPLFLAGLNYWHQGESNFWGHNAVIRVAPFIQHAALPDLPGREPFGGRILSHDFVEAALMRRAGWKVWLAYDLEGSFEEGPPTLIDAAKRDRRWCQGNLQHSWLLSAPNLHPINRFHLFQGIMGYVSSPIWLLFMLVSTLRLFGRMDEGTADPARFMMIFDHVVPVPQALALFGLTMTLIFLPKVLSVGLVLKHGRSAAYGGPVRLVISAVLETLASALLAPINMMFHAKFVIYILLGQGVSWVTQQRTASDDPDWREAIITHWGQTLFGLVWGASAYVLAPTFFWWLSPILLGLVLSAPLSILLSRAQLGRRARELGLFLTPDETEPAPELTELERNLGECYQHMLPIRELRRDFGLMQAILDPYVNAVHVSLLRQRRPGSYSVRRYFVELRRRLLADGPDKLTTREKLALLLDPESMNWLHEQLWKQPPDKLSPWWRLAMRQYNVLTATPVTALYR, via the coding sequence ATGCCCACCGCCTTCACAGTCGAACAGGTGGACAAGGCGCGCGTGAGCCGCCGGCGCGCGACGTTCTTCTCGCTCATCTTCCTTCTCACCACCTTGGCGGCGTGGTTCATGGCGGACCTGCTCTGGCAGGGGCCGTTCAAGATCGAGAACCTCGCCGACCTGCCGCTGCTCGTGCTGTTCACGATCCTGTTCGCGCATATCGCGTCGGGCTTCTGCACGGCGCTGCTCGGGCTCTACGTCATCAACCGCGGCGACACGGCGCGGATCAGCCGCACGCTGCGGGACGAGCCGCTGGCGCAGCTGCCGCTGGGGAGCACGGCGATCGTGATGCCGGTCTTCAACGAGGACCCCAGCCGCATCTTCGAGGGCCTGCGCGTGATCTACCGGTCGCTGGAGCAGACGGGCCGGCTCAACGAGTTCGATTTCTTCATCCTCAGTGATTCCAACGACCCGAACCGCTGGATCCAGGAGGAGGTGGCCTGGGCCGAGCTCTGCAAGCAGCTGAACGGCTTCGGCCGCATCTTCTACCGCAAGCGGCGCATGGCGCTGAACAAGAAGAGCGGCAACGTCTCCGACTTCCTCCGCCGCTGGGGCGGCAACTACCGCTACATGGTGGTGCTGGACGCGGACAGCATCATGACAGGCGGGTCGATCGTGAAGCTGGTGGCGATGATGGAGCGCAACCCCACGGTGGGCATCCTGCAGACCGCCCCGCGCATCGTGAACGGCGTCACGCCGTACGCCCGCCTGCAGCAGTTCGCCAGCCGGCTTTACGGCCCGTTGTTTCTCGCGGGGCTGAACTACTGGCACCAGGGGGAGAGCAATTTCTGGGGGCACAACGCGGTGATCCGGGTGGCGCCCTTCATCCAGCATGCGGCGCTGCCGGACCTGCCGGGGCGCGAGCCGTTCGGCGGACGCATCCTGAGCCACGATTTCGTGGAGGCCGCGCTGATGCGCCGGGCGGGCTGGAAGGTGTGGCTCGCCTACGACCTGGAAGGGAGCTTCGAGGAGGGACCACCCACGCTGATCGACGCCGCCAAGCGCGACCGGCGCTGGTGCCAGGGCAACCTGCAGCACAGCTGGCTGCTGTCGGCCCCGAATCTCCACCCGATCAACCGGTTTCATCTCTTCCAGGGCATCATGGGCTACGTGAGCTCGCCCATCTGGCTGCTCTTCATGCTGGTCAGCACGCTCCGCCTGTTTGGCCGCATGGACGAGGGGACGGCGGATCCCGCACGCTTCATGATGATCTTCGACCACGTGGTGCCCGTGCCCCAGGCGCTGGCGCTGTTCGGGCTCACGATGACGCTCATCTTCCTGCCGAAGGTGCTGAGCGTGGGCCTGGTGCTGAAGCACGGGCGCAGCGCGGCCTACGGCGGCCCGGTGCGGCTGGTCATCAGCGCGGTGCTGGAGACCCTCGCGTCGGCGCTGCTGGCGCCGATCAACATGATGTTCCACGCCAAGTTCGTGATCTACATCCTGCTGGGGCAGGGCGTCTCGTGGGTCACGCAGCAGCGCACGGCGAGCGACGATCCCGACTGGCGGGAGGCGATCATCACGCACTGGGGGCAGACGCTCTTCGGCCTGGTGTGGGGCGCCTCGGCCTACGTGCTCGCGCCAACCTTTTTCTGGTGGCTGTCGCCGATCCTGCTGGGATTGGTGCTGTCGGCGCCGCTCTCGATCCTGCTCAGCCGCGCCCAGCTCGGGCGCCGGGCGCGCGAACTGGGGCTCTTCCTGACGCCGGACGAGACCGAGCCCGCGCCGGAGCTGACCGAGCTCGAGCGCAACCTCGGGGAGTGTTACCAGCACATGCTGCCGATCCGCGAGCTGCGGCGTGATTTCGGGCTGATGCAGGCCATCCTCGATCCGTACGTGAACGCCGTGCACGTGTCGCTCCTGCGCCAGCGCCGGCCCGGCAGCTACTCGGTGCGGCGTTATTTCGTGGAGCTGCGCCGGCGCCTGCTGGCGGACGGCCCGGACAAGCTGACGACGCGCGAGAAGCTGGCGCTGCTGCTCGATCCGGAGTCGATGAACTGGCTGCACGAGCAGCTGTGGAAACAGCCGCCCGACAAGCTCTCGCCGTGGTGGCGCCTGGCGATGCGCCAGTACAACGTGCTCACGGCGACGCCGGTGACCGCGCTGTACCGATAG
- a CDS encoding DUF1573 domain-containing protein: MNRRLLAPLFLLLAAVTAPALEWPATHLTLRSVPLQKTADTGFDFKNTSDRPVTITSVDVSCDCTEVTPSAKVIAPGATGRLHVRFTLGDRLGVYRRSIIVSTDEGTPPVALTVELDVPEVATLTPRSLEWPLHSAATEQTVDITVIPGIELTISHVQATSDAYTHRLETVTAGRAYRLHLTPRSTAEVANAAFRLHATAGTGEELIFSAYANVR, translated from the coding sequence ATGAACCGCCGCCTTCTTGCCCCCCTGTTCCTCCTGCTCGCCGCCGTCACCGCGCCTGCCCTGGAGTGGCCAGCCACGCACCTGACGCTGAGGTCCGTTCCGCTCCAGAAAACCGCGGACACCGGCTTTGATTTCAAGAATACCAGCGACCGCCCCGTCACCATCACCAGCGTGGACGTGAGTTGCGACTGCACGGAAGTCACGCCCAGCGCGAAGGTCATCGCCCCCGGTGCCACCGGCCGTCTCCACGTCCGGTTCACGCTCGGCGACCGTCTCGGCGTGTATCGCCGCAGCATCATCGTCAGCACCGACGAGGGCACGCCCCCGGTCGCCCTCACCGTGGAACTCGACGTGCCCGAGGTCGCCACCCTCACCCCCCGCAGCCTCGAGTGGCCGCTCCACTCCGCCGCCACGGAACAGACCGTCGACATCACCGTCATCCCCGGGATCGAGCTGACGATCTCCCATGTCCAGGCCACCAGCGACGCTTACACCCACCGCCTGGAGACGGTCACGGCCGGGCGCGCCTACCGCCTGCACCTCACCCCTCGGTCCACCGCGGAAGTCGCCAACGCCGCCTTCCGCCTGCACGCCACGGCCGGCACCGGCGAGGAACTGATCTTCAGCGCCTACGCCAACGTGCGCTGA
- a CDS encoding glucan biosynthesis protein has product MKMIMPAVYGWRARVSARRGRSRRSAGTLVLQLLALTVALIDGPRTTAAEFSFELLQQRAKDVAAQPYAPTVRRVPAWVAALTYEQHRAIHFDHDHAWWQAEGLPFQLQFFHPGWLFNEPVQIHEVAAGEEQLIRFDPALFNYGPNRLPEAVPADMGFAGLRVHHALNRPDEMSELAVFLGASYFRSVARGLHYGLSARGLALNSGEPVPEEFPRFTEFWIERPVAGAAAVTVHALLDSPSVAGAYRFVITPGDATVMQVKVALYFRKVEAVIGLAPLTSMFLHGENTGWSRDDYRPEVHDSDGLLMHTGAGEWIWRPLSNPSNARASAFADRSPKGFGLLQRDRTFAHYDDLEANSHLRPSAWVEPVGDWGEGAVRLVELPTPDETNDNIVACWVPARRPVPGEPLSYEYRLHWYGTEGGRPPGGYVAATREGAVLHQPARRRMVVDFAGPGLETAADGEPLKAVVSVGEGARLIGVGDVQRIAPTGLWRAVFEIAADGSRRPIELRCYLRRGDQTLTETWSNLWTP; this is encoded by the coding sequence ATGAAAATGATCATGCCGGCGGTGTATGGTTGGAGGGCGCGCGTCTCGGCGCGCCGAGGGCGATCGCGCCGGTCCGCCGGGACGCTGGTCCTCCAGCTCCTGGCGTTGACCGTGGCGTTGATTGACGGTCCACGCACCACCGCCGCCGAGTTCAGCTTTGAACTGCTGCAGCAACGCGCGAAAGACGTCGCCGCGCAGCCCTACGCTCCCACCGTCCGGCGCGTGCCGGCCTGGGTGGCGGCCTTGACGTACGAGCAGCACCGCGCGATCCATTTTGACCACGACCATGCGTGGTGGCAGGCGGAGGGCCTGCCGTTCCAGCTGCAGTTTTTCCACCCCGGCTGGCTGTTCAACGAGCCGGTGCAGATCCACGAGGTGGCGGCGGGCGAGGAGCAGCTCATCCGCTTCGATCCCGCGCTGTTCAACTACGGTCCCAACCGGCTGCCCGAGGCGGTGCCCGCGGACATGGGGTTTGCCGGACTGCGGGTGCACCACGCGTTGAACCGGCCGGACGAGATGAGCGAGCTCGCGGTGTTTCTCGGGGCGAGCTACTTCCGCAGCGTGGCGCGGGGGCTGCACTACGGCCTGTCCGCGCGCGGCCTGGCGTTGAACAGCGGCGAGCCGGTGCCGGAGGAGTTTCCGCGCTTCACGGAATTCTGGATCGAGCGCCCGGTCGCCGGCGCGGCCGCGGTCACCGTGCATGCGCTGCTGGACAGCCCGAGCGTGGCCGGGGCTTACCGTTTCGTGATCACGCCGGGCGATGCGACGGTGATGCAGGTGAAAGTCGCCCTCTATTTCCGGAAGGTGGAGGCGGTCATCGGCCTCGCGCCGCTGACCAGCATGTTCCTGCATGGCGAGAACACCGGCTGGTCGCGCGATGATTACCGGCCCGAAGTGCATGATTCCGACGGCCTCCTGATGCACACCGGGGCGGGGGAGTGGATCTGGCGCCCGCTGTCCAATCCGAGCAACGCGCGCGCCAGTGCCTTTGCGGACCGGTCGCCCAAGGGGTTCGGCCTGCTGCAGCGGGACCGGACCTTTGCGCACTACGACGATCTCGAAGCCAATTCCCACCTGCGGCCCAGTGCGTGGGTCGAGCCGGTGGGCGATTGGGGGGAGGGCGCGGTGCGGTTGGTGGAGCTGCCGACGCCCGACGAAACCAACGACAACATCGTCGCGTGCTGGGTACCCGCGCGCCGGCCCGTGCCCGGCGAGCCGCTGAGCTATGAGTACCGCCTGCATTGGTACGGCACGGAGGGCGGGCGCCCGCCCGGCGGTTACGTCGCGGCGACCCGGGAAGGCGCCGTGCTGCACCAGCCGGCCCGCCGGCGGATGGTGGTGGATTTCGCCGGGCCGGGGCTGGAGACGGCAGCCGACGGCGAGCCGCTCAAGGCCGTGGTCTCCGTGGGCGAGGGCGCGCGCCTCATCGGCGTGGGCGATGTGCAACGGATTGCGCCCACAGGTTTGTGGCGGGCTGTTTTTGAGATCGCGGCCGACGGCTCGCGCCGACCGATCGAGTTGCGCTGCTATCTGCGGCGCGGCGACCAAACCCTCACCGAAACATGGAGCAACCTCTGGACCCCCTGA